The nucleotide window TCGGCCCTCTGGGTGGTTTTGTTGAGGGAGCTTCTGGCCCAGACTACCGACAGAGAGGTGGCTACCGTGGTCATCGTGGGGGTCGTGGTGGTGGTCGTGGTCGGTTCCGTAACAGACAGCCTTCGCTGCCGGTCGTTGTTGACCATACGGCCTCTGTCATGGCAGTCGATCCCGTTCAGACGACTGACCTGCCTAGCCAGGCGATGGATGTCGTGACGGCACTGGCCAACGCGGAGGTTCCTGGGACTGGGGTTACAGCTGAGGAAGGTGACATGACTGATTCAGAGAGAGTGTCCAAGTGGGCACGTAAGAAAGAGAAGATGTTATGTTATCGATATGGTGAGAAGGGTCACTTCATTGCTGAGTGCGTGGCAGAGCTGTGCGATTCGTGTGGTAAGCCAGCACATGCCACGGGTGATTGCCCGTTTCTGCGTGATCAGGTTCCGGCTCTTACAATGTATGGAGTATATTGTGCAGAGTTGATGTTCTTTGAGTCCCCGACTGCGAGAGAGATTCTGGTGGAGACGCAGAGTTTGACCACTGAGATTGTGAAAGCTACCCAGGGAGAGGTTTCTGAGGCTCAGATTGTGCAGAGGCTTCAGGAACTGGCTCCAGGTGGCTTCCAGTGGGAGCTTGTCAATATTGAGGCCAATGTCTTCAAGGTTGACTTCCCAAATATGGATGATTTGCAGAGATTGTTGAGCTTTGGGTTGTGCAGAGTACCTGGCACTAAATGCATTCTGGAATTTCACGAGTGGAAGAAGGTGGAGCCTAAGGGCAAGCCCCTTACTCAGGTTTGGTTGTGGTTTTTCGAGGCTCCCTCTGAGCCAATGCAGGATGCTCGAGTTGTGGCTAGTCTGGGAATTATGGTCGAAAAAACTAAGAAAGTGGATATGGCCTATACCCGCGCTCATGGTGTGGCCTGACTTCTAGTGAGCGTTCTGGACATTGAGTTCGTCACTGATGTGGTCAACTGGAGTTACAGGGGAGAGGTGTTTCCTCTCGAGATTGAGTTTGAGGATGCAGATCTGTTCGCTGAGGCGATCAATGGGACTGATGTGGATATGCACAAGGGTGATGACAGCACGGGTGCTAAAGGGGCACCGACTGATGAGGCTGGACGAGAGGCGTCCAATGGTTCGGGACCTATTGCGCAGTTGCCCGGGGACGGGCCCGGGGTAGATCCGGCACCAGCTTCCTCGGTGCCTATGAGTTCTTTGCGGTTTGGGTCATTTGAGCCAGCTTCTGCCCCTCCCAGACTCTAGAGCGACCGGGTGGAATCTGATGTTGTGTTTGAGTGCACGCTTCCGGTGTTGGAGTTTGATGTTGTTGATATTCCCTTGGTTGGAGGCTTGGTGAGGACACCCTCGACGATGACCTTGGATGGGGGAGGGGAGGTGGAGCCTCAGGTGGCTTCTCTTTCCCTCGCTCTACCAGCGGCCGCGTTCCGGGAGATGACGTTTGCTTTGGAGGTTATGTCTGGGGGAGGGAGTCTGGGGCAGGTGGCCTCGACTTCTTCCCCTCCTATCCTGGTGTCGGCGACACCGATGACGGCCGGCCATGGGGGAGGCGGtccggggcaggtggcctcgGTACCCTCCTCCCCGGCGGCGGCTAGAACGGCCACATCTCCAGTGGCGCGGGGTGGGGGGTCTGGGGAAGGTGGCCTCACCCCCCCTTCTCCTTCGGCAGTCAGGACGGCTGCGCCCTCTGACCTGAGGGTTGGGCCGGGGGGAGTGCTCGGGCAGGCAGCCCCCGCACTTCCCTCTCCTGGCTTACCGGCGGCCCAGGGCTGCGGGTTGACGCACTCATCCGTGGGGCTTGGGAGcccaccgccgcctcctccggTAACTTTGGTTGACCCTTCAGCGCGAGGTATTACTCGGGAGGAGGTCATTTCCTTTGGTGGGATCCCTGACCCGGTTTCTGTGGGGCGACGGATGAGTTCTCGTATCCAGGAGCACCCGGAGGTTGATGACATGCAGCAGAGGTGCGCtatgagggcggccaagcttcaTGACATTGAGGTCACTACTGGTATGTCTATCAACGTATCTAATTCTATATTGCATTTTGTCTAAAGATGAGATTATTAATAATGCCAACCAATTAGGAGTTTCTCTAGGGAGTACTAATAGTGAAATTTCCAACTCGGTTAATGATCTCCTAGATTTGGAAGCGAAACACGCTTTAGAAACAATTTGAAACATAGCAGCGGTAAAACCCATGAATGATGCAGAGATTGATGCATTGAGGGTCAGAGTGCTCGATAATCTTTGTGCGGATCTTGCACCATCCACTCTTGAGTCTGAGGAAGAGGATGTAATTCTAGAGGATGCAGTTGCTAGACCCACCGAGCCCGGATATGAGGACCGGATGGAGGACCAAAGTAAACCCAAACATAAGTGGAAGCAAAAGATTTATCCCGTTTCAACGATTCGTAGGAGTGCTAGGATTCAGACTACCAAAAAatttcatgatgaactatgaaaggaatcttttggaatagcagaggtctgaaggacttggctaaaagaaggtttcttgcTGAGGCGTCTCTTGAGCATAGATTAGATTTTATTGCTCTCTCGGAAACTGGTAGGGATAATTTTGCGCCCCAGTTTCTCAACACTTTATTGGGCGGTGTCGATTTTGATTGGGATTGCCTTCCTCCGCGAGGAAGATCGGGTGGGATCTTGCTTGGAGTGAATTGCGATTCACTGGAAGTCCGAAGTGTAGTGATGGGTGACTTCGCGGTTAAGTTTCGGGTCAGGTCCAAAGCTGATGGGTTTAACCGGGCTCTGGTGGCGGTTTATGGTGCCGCGCAACCCGAGCTTAAACCGGAGTTTTTGGCGGACCTTGTTCGAATCTGCGGATCTGAGCAGCTCCCAATTTTAGTTGGGGGTGACTTCAACATCATTAGGAGGAGAGAGGAAAAGAATAATGATAATTTTGACGGCAGATGGTCGTTTATGTTCAATACCAttattgaaagcttggatctgagAGAGATAGAGCTTTCCGGTAGAAAATTTACCTGGGCTAATGCTTTGCCTAACCCTACGTATGAGAAGCTTGATCGAGTCCTCGCGAGTGTCGAGTGGGAACAGAAGTTCCCCCTCGTAACGGTTCAGGCTCTCTCGCGCGGAATCTCGGATCACACACCTTTATTCGTGGACTCAGGTGAGCCAAACCATGTGGGAAACAAAAACACCTTTTCTTTCGAGCTGGCATGGTTTGAACGAGAAGGTTTCTTGGAGCTGATTGCCAGGGAATGGGCTAAGGATGCAGGAGGTACGACTTCTGTCGAGCGTTGGCAGAATAAGATTAGGCATTTGAGGAGTTTCCTATGGGGATGGGCTAAACACCTTAGTGGGATTTATAAGGTTGAAAAGGAAAGGCTCCTTTCTCTGATTCAGTCCCTAGATATAAAAGCCGAATCCACGATCTTGCAAGCCGCAGAGCTCCAGGGTAAACTAGATGCGGAGATGAGGTTGAAAGAACTTCTCCGCGAAGAAGAATGGAAGTGGGCGTTGCGGGCTAAGGTCCGCAAAGTGGTCCAAGGGGACGCAAACACTCAATTATTCCACTTGATTGCTAATGGCAAGCACAGAAAGAAGAGAATCTTTCAGCTTGAACAAGATGAAGGAACTATTGTAGGACAGGACAACTTGAAACTTTACATAACCGAGTATTATAAGCAGTTATTTGGACCTCCGGAGGATAGTTGTGTGTCCCTCGATGAGTCCAGGATTGAGGATGTGCCTCAACTAACTGCTAATGATAATGATATTTTGGTTGCCCCGTTCTCGGAGAAGGAGGTGTTTGATGCCATAGCGCAGatgaaaaacaataaggctcTTGGGCCTGATGGATTCCCGGCGGAGTTTTACAAAAAGTGTTGGCATATTATTAAGGGGGATTTGCTACCAATGTTCCATTATCTTTTCTCTGGACAGTTTTAGTTATTTCACTTAAATTTTGGAACAATAACACTGCTTCCTAAAAAACGGATGCTGTGAGAATTGAGCAGTTCAGGCCGATCTGCCTGctcaatgttagtttcaaaattttcaccaaggttgggactaatcggctcacacagattgcgcattctgtggtgcagcattcccaaactgctttcatgctggacagaaacatcctagaagggttggtggtccttcatgaaacgctccatgagaTTCACTCAAAAAAATTGGATGGAGTTgtttttaaggtggatttcgagaaagcgtaCGATAAAGTAAAATGGCCATTCCTACAACAGGcattgcgtatgaaaggttttgatgaagCCTGGCACCGCCAGGTTGAATCATATACGTAAAAAGGGAGTGttggaattaaagtgaatgatGAGATAGGTCATTATTTCCAAACACATAAGGGCCTGACACAAGGGGATCTGATGTCCCCTATTATGTTCAACACTGTAGTTGATATGTTGGCAATTAtgataggaagggctaaggagGCTGGTCAAGTGGATGGCTTGGTACCTCATCTCGTTGACGGAGGTGTGTCCATCCTTCAGTACGCCGATAatacaatcatctttatggagcatgacttggccaaagcaagaaatatgaagctggtgttatgcttatttgaacaattgaccgggttaaagattaactttcacaaaagcgagttgttctgctttggtagagccAATGACGAACAAGAGGCAtataggcaattgtttgggtgcGATTTGGGGGCTTTACCTTTCACATACTTAGGAATACCAATCCACCATCGTAAGCTGACAAACAGAGAATGAAAGTGCATCAAGGACAGATTTGAAAAGAAACTTagttgctggaagggcaagctcatgtcatacggaggccgatTAATTCTGATAAATTTGGTtctcacgagtatgcctatgtttctttTATCGTTCTTCGAAGTCCCAGTTGGAGTTAGGAAAAGACTGGACTTTTATCGATCACGTTTCTTTTGGCAGGGTGATGAACTAGAAAGAAAATACCATTTAGCCAAATGGGATATCATCtgtagaccgaaagaccaagggggtcttggcATTGAGAATCTTGAAGTTAAGAACATATGTCTTCTCAGCAAGTGGCTGTGGAAGTTATCAAGTGGGACTGACGTCACTTCGGCGCAAATCCTCCGTAGCAAGTATCTTCAAACCAAAACTTTGTCTCAGGTGACAGTAAGGCCGACTGACTCACCTTTTTGGAAAGGGCTTATGAAAGTAAAACTATCCCTATTTAATAGGACAAAGTTTATTGTTGGTAACGGTGCTAGTACGCGTTTCTGGGAGGATATTTGGCTCGGAGAGACACCCTTAGCCATTCAATACCCGTCTTTGTATCGTATTGTTCAACGACGTGAGGTGTTTGTTGCAACGGTACTTCAATCtatcccccttaatattcagttcaGAAGGGCGCTAGTGGGCAATCGTTGGGAAGAATGGCTCCGTCTAGTAAGtagactgatggaggttcagctttctcAACAACCCGATGAATTACGCTGGAAACTTACTAGGTTTGAAGTATTtacagttaaatcaatgtatGTTGATGGTTATCAATTCAAGCTCGATTCCTAGGTCCAAACATGTTTGGGCTGTCAAAGTCCCTCTGAAaatcaaagtgtttatgtggtttgttcataaacaagttattttaaccAAGGGCAATTTGACAAAGTGTAAttggacaggacctactaggtgtagtttctgtgatcgggatgagacgATAAAACACCTTTTTCTTGATTGCCTACTAGCCCAAGTTTTATGGCGGACAGTCCATATTGCTTTCAATATTACTCCACCGAGTTCTGTCAACACGTTATTTGGAACGTGGCTTAAGGGGATAGAGCCCGAGTTAGCGAGACATATTCGCGTAGGAGTCTGTGCCCTATTGTGGGCGCTAtggaattgcagaaatgatttggtttttaacaggaCAACACacattcattttttgcaggttattttcaGAGCCACGGCGTTGATccgttcgtggtcgctactcactccgacggaggccagagagcgtttggttactggatctatctgctgggagatggtagctcgggatatcttcaaccggtttggatggcggtcatgtaataggataggcaattagtttatCTATCTCTTTTTTACCAGCCGGTTGTGGTGTCCTTCTCGCCATTTTGGCTCCGTGTGAGCCTTTTTTTAATTTTCATTTGGAGACTTTAAAACCGTGTTGTAACCTATTTATTTGTTTAATAAGATGGTCGTATACATAGTTAGGAGTccctttttcgaaaaaaaatcaGATGGCTAGCGAGGCCGATGTTGTTTTCCAACAGCTGGATGGCGCCTAGCACGCCCCATAAAAAAGGCCAAGCACAAATCTTGACAAAAGAACCAACGCTCAGAAATTTGACGTGCCTAAATTTAAAATTCAAGCGACTTACGTACAGCTAAAGTGTTTGATCTTTAGCTCAAAGTAAATAAATAATGTAAAACAACTTGAACGAAACGCCCCTGTGGCCATCCAAATCAAGCCAAGTGTTGGCGTGCGTTGCTAGTGTCGAATGGACGTCCTGTTCCGGCTAGAAATGCGTTGGCTGCCATCGCAGCGCGGTGCATCTCGGCATAAAGAACTTGGTCGGGATCACGCCAACGCGCGCTGTCGACTGTCGTCGTGGTCGCCTCGCGTGCTTTCAGAATGTACTCGGCGACATGGGCTGGCCTAACAACAAAGACCAGAGCTGACTCCCAGTAGAAACTTGCTAAGATGAAGCCGGCCAGCCGGTCTAGTCGACGCGACGAAGGATATTGGACGCACGCTAGTCCACTCGCCACTGTCCTTGAACGTTTCGTGCACGCACATATTTCTTCTCCTGGTCCTGAGATGTCGCTTACAGTGGCGCAGACTTCCATGTCAGATTAGCATCTAGTTTGGAAAACGTACGTTAATGGCTGCTCAAGGTTTTTCCCTCGCACGACTAGAAAGAGGGCATGCTAGCACGGGCGCTGCTATTGTGGTCTGCCAGTTTCAATCCTCATCAGAGCTCAGAACCACAGCAATGGCTGCGCTGAGGCTGTGCTCGTGCTTCTGGCTCCTCCTCTGTGTACACGTCCGCCATGCGACCGCAGTCTCGTTCGACCACGTCTACTTCAGCTCCGGCGATTTCAGGGCGGAGGATGACGCGAAGATCATCGACGGCAGGATTGACCTCCTCGGCGACAAGAACTTTGCCGGCTGTCGAGCAAGGGGCCGCGCTCTGTACAAGCCGGCGGTGCAGCTCTGGGAGGGCGCCACGGGCGAGGTGGCCAGCTTCACCGCCACCTTCAACTTCACCATCCAGTCTCTGCCTCTGGATGGCCGGAGAGCCCCCCCTGGGCACGGCATGGCGTTCTTCATCGCGCCGTACATGCCCGAAATGCCGCAGGAGTCCTACGAGGGCTGCCTTGGGCTCTTCGACGAGACGGCGAACCTGACGAACGCATCCGGCAGCGCCCGCTTCGTCGCCGTCGAGTTCGACACCCACCGTGACCCGTGGGACCCCAGCAGCCGGCACATCGGCATAGACGTGAACAACATCGACTCACGCGGCAACTTCAGGATCTTGCCAGACACCAGCCTCGTCGACGCCGGCGTGATGTCTTCGACGGTGAAGTACGACAGCGCCACGACGAGGCTGGACGTCTTCCTCAGCGTCGGTGGCACCACTTACAAACTGTCCGCCACCATCGACTTGCGAAGCTTGCTGCCAGACCAGGTCTCCATAGGCTTCTCGGCGGCCACCGGCGCAGCGTTCGGCAGCAATCACACGGTGCTCTCGTGCTCCTTCCAGTCCACGCTCCCGACAAGGAACGGCACGGCTCCCCCGTCTACCTGGTCAACCAAACTCAGTGCCGGGGTTGCCGCCGCAGCCTTCCTGGTGCTCCTGCTCGGGGTCGCCGTCGCGGTGCTGCTCCGGCGTGCAAGCAGGAGAAACAGGCAGCCAGACGACAAGGACATGCTCGCCGGCGACATGACTCCAGACTCCCTCGACATCGACGACGATGAGTTCGGTTCCAGCGCGGGACCGCGGCCCATCCCGTACGCCAACCTGGCGGCGGCGACGAGGAACTTCGCGGAGGAAGGGAAGCTGGGGCAGGGCGGCTCCGGGTCGGTGTACCGCGGTCACATGAAAGAGCTCGGCGGCCGCGACGTCGCCATCAAGGTGTTCTCGCGAGGGGCGTCCTCGGAGGGGAGGAAGGAGTACAGGTCGGAGGTCACCATCATCAGCAGACTGCGCCACCGGGATCTTGTGCAGCTCATCGGCTGGTGCCATTGCCGCCGGCGGCTGCTGCTGGTCTACGAGCTCGTGCACAACGGCAGCCTCGATGGGTACCTCTACAGCAAACAAGATGTTCTGACATGGCAAGTTAGGTATGCATGCTTTGCTTGGAGCTACATGTCAGTCGTATTCTTAACTTGATTTCGTATCTTGACTGAAATGACCCTAATTTTAGACTCGCGCTTATTATAGAGTAGACTAGAAAAATCTTCCTATCAGTTTTTTAGGACGCTATTATTAACTTAAAATGTAGCATTATACACATACAATGCATGATGAGCAATATCCAACCTCTACGTAATAAAGATGCACGGAGCCAAAATCATACTCCCTCTATAAATTAATATAAGAGCGTTTGGATCACTATTTTAGTAttctaaacgcttttatattagtttacggaggaaGTATTAAATTGAGTCGGAGTGCTTGGAATAAATCTGATTCTACTTGATTGTGCCCTTACTTTTGTTATTATCAGATACCAGATAATTCTTGGGTTGGCGTCAGCCGTGCTGTACCTTCACCAAGAATGGGATCAATGCGTTGTCCACGGTGACATTAAGCCGAGCAACATCATGCTGGATGAGTCCTTCAACACCAAGCTAGGCGATTTTGGCCTATCGCGGCTCATCGACCACGGCATGAGCTTGCAGACAATGTCCGGCATGGCGGGCACCCCGGGCTACCTCGACCCGGAGTGCGTCATCACCGGCAAGGCATCCACCGAGTCCGACATGTACAGCTTTGGCGTCACCCTGCTGGAGATCGTGTGTGGGCGGCGGCCGATGGCGCCGCCGAGAGACGGTGCCAAGGACGGCCAGGTGTTTCGACTGCTGGAGTGGGCGTGGGACCTCTACGGCAGgggcgccgccatcgacgccgCTGACGAGCGTCTTGGCGGCGTGTTCGACCGGTGGGAAGTGGAGAGGGTGGTGGCCGTCGGGCTGTGGGCCGCGCACCCCGACCCCAAGATGAGGCCGGCGATCAGGCAGGCCGCCGAGGCGCTGCAGTCAAGGAAGTTCAGGATGCCGGTGCTGCCGCCCAAGATGCCGGTAGCTGTGTACCTGCAGCCTTTCGCAGCTTCCACCATGGAGTACAGCGACACCACCACCACTGTCGGGTCGTCAACCGGCCGTACAACGACGACGCAATCTTCAAATACTAGCATGCCAGCGGCTGTCAGCgaggagttggtttgaaccccaGTATAGGGTGAGTAGTACACCTCAGAATTCCGATTGTGGTGGACAAAGAAGAAAAGTTCCGGTCGACAAAATTTGCACTGTCGAGTAATATAGGGATCAATGAGTCCTATACTCCTATCGCTTGCAACACATGGATATTTTGGATTAATAGGTGAATGAAGCTGAAAACACATAGATCTACTATATTTGATTTGATTATTAAATAGTTGTATAATATTTGTTAAATACTAGCATAATAtaatttaaatcttttaaaatgcATGATGATGCATGGTTGTATGTTTAGGTGGATAATTCTGGTGCATACTTATATGTtcagagcatctccaacagaagcACAAAAACTGCTTCGCACGCTAAAATTCGGGTTTTTTTGACGCCGGACAGCTCCGACAAAAACTGTACAATAATGCACGCGCATAAAAGGTTgggccatttgcatttctgtccctaactcgaaccacccaatcagatatacccctaattcgaaagcctgctcaaatttgcTCCTCCGCCGTTAGGTGCCCTTATAGAAATGCCTTTCTGCGctgttaccgtccggtcaaacagctttgagcgtcctgaaaaaatagcaaaaaaatctaaaaaatctaaatttttgtgagatcgaagatactcatgtgcccaaggtgtgtgcaaattttcgtgctatttggacattccaggagctcgtggCGAGAAAAAACAGTTAATCTGCACACTCATGAACAATAAATTTAaaataaaatagcaagaaaatttaaaaaaatatgatttttttggcatcaaagtggcttgggtgcacaaggtgcttgcaagtttttgtgatcaaatgacatgcgaggagctctagcaagaaaaaagaaaatagtcatttttcccaagttttttcccgagcaaaattttgtttttttctccacaagcccctccaatgtccaaacacaacaaaaatttgcacgcaGCTTGCAGACTCGCgcctctttgatgccaaaaaaattcatatttttttaattttcttgctattttttgaatttactgttcacaggCTTACATATTTATTGTTTTTCCTCTGACACGAGCTCCTGGAATGTACAAACAACACGAAACTTTTCACGCACCTTGCAAACCTGAGTATCTTTGATCCcacaaattttcagattttttagatttttttgctatttttttcaggacggtcaaagcCCTTTGACCTGCTTTGACCGGACGATAACGGCACAGAAGGGTATTTCTGTAAGTgcacctaacggcggaggggcaaatttgagcaggctttgAAATTAGGGGTAAATCTGAGAGTGGGAGCAAATTAggggcatagatgtaaatgtcTCTAAAAGGTTTGGGCACACACTAAAAAGCGCTATCAGAAGATGAAAATTTGGGGCGCCGGATTGCGCGCGCTTCACAATTTGCACTGCATGTTTTTTTAGGTGCGCGTTTTTTGGCATCTGTTAAACCAATGTTGGGTCCAGCGCGCTAAAAATGCTACAGTGGCGCACTAAAACTATTTTAGGGCGTAAAACTTTTccgcgcctgttggagatgctctcaGGTACATAATTTGTACATTGATGGAGTCGACTGTCTAAGGATGTTAGGGCAGTGAATAGTCGTGAAATTTTTTACACCTAATTTATAAGTTGGCAACTTTAAGCAACAACCTGGACACCTAGTTTGCACATGTTGCGTCCAACCAccttagagcatggttaataatatagccggTTGCTCGTTATAACAAATTGCCATGTCATTTATAGCCAACGTAGAAGCCAACACGTATAATAGTTGACTATAAAAAAGTACTACTTTGTCAACATATAGCCCACCATCTACTCTCACAAAACTTCTTGGAGCTCGTGCTACAGCTGACTGTAAGGCCCTATTTGTTTCATAACTCCTAGGACTTTTTTTAGTCTCAACATATAAGTTCcaagtccctaaaaagtccctaccTGTTTGGTTTCCGGGACTTATAAGTCTCTATAAGACCATATTACAACTATAAGTCCCTTCTTGAGAGTCTTATTTCATAAGTCCCAAACGCCCACTTTAAATCCCTataagtccctcctgtttggtttagatgagACTTATAGGGACTTATTTAAGTCCATAGACCAataagtccctggaaacaaacaccctcttAAGTCTACATCCCACTTATCTTCTCTCTGCTCTTCTCTCACTTTCAACTCAACAATAATTTAATATTTAAATCCTTGAAGTCCGCTTACATCACCTTATTATACTTGCTCTTAACCGTGGCCACGCACTCTAACCTGCCAAAGTGTCGGGCGTGTTCGCCACCATATATTCCTCGGCAGAAATCATATATTTGACCTGAGGTCCAAATCAAATCACAAATTGACCTCGTTCTGAAAAAATTTCACTCTGCCGACCCTTTCGTGTGGCGCCCGAAAGCTGGGCGCCACACACTACTATGCAGCGCCTCTCTCTTGGGCGTCGCACCTCGTGCCAGCGTGGCAGCCCTGGTCCAGTTGCGGCCCCACAGACAGCATTGCAGCGCCTCAGACTTAGGCGCCACACTTGTAATGTGCAGCGCCTAGCTCTTGGGCGCTGCACAGTCTGTGTTCCACTTAGGCTGGCCCCACCCTCTCTCCCATCCCACCCCCACCCCACACACCCCACCCCACAAAAACCCTTAGCCTTGCGCCCCTCCTCTCTTCCCCTCTCCCCCCTCTCAAATCCTTCTCAAATCTTGCAAATCCGATGTATTTGACCGTGGATTTCGAAGCCAACCCCTCCCTTAAGGTAATCTCCTTCGATCCCCTCGTTTTCATCCATAGGAATTGTCACATTTGCTCAAATATTGCTACTTTGGGGAAATCCTAGTTTTGGCTTGGATTTGCAAATTTGTATTGAATCATGTTATGTTTCTTTGCTAATTTGGGTTGGTTAGGCTTTCATAGTATGCTAGGGTTAGAGTTATGTGTGTTTGATGTTGgtgttagggttatgctatggtTAGGATTGTGGTTATTGTTAAGTGGGGGTTAGGGTTATTAATTCATATATATGTTATGGCATATGTATTTTGTGCAAATATTTTTTGTTAAGTACTTACTTGATATATGTGTTTTTTTTATTATTGTAGGGATGGGGAGAACATGTGTTTATGTTCATCATGTGGATAAAGAGGCCTTTTTGAAAGGCAACGTTGAGCCGGACCCGGATGAGCTTGACATGGTGTTTGAGAGTAGTCCAAGCTATGCAGAGCTCTTGGACCAAGTGAGGAAGGATTTGAATTGGATGGACCCAAGTGACGTTGTTGAGTTCGAGGGAAGGCATAATGTTGGTTTTGGAATGCACATCCGTTGGAAGACAATGCGTGTGAACTCCGAGCAACGTTGGGTTGCATACAAGGAGACGGTTGCCGAATCTCTAGACAAGGCTCTTGAGTTATTTGCCTCCAAGAAGGTTGAGTCTACTTTGAATTTGGACTTGAACCGGAACCCCTCCCAGTTGGTTGCTAGCACTCCA belongs to Triticum urartu cultivar G1812 chromosome 7, Tu2.1, whole genome shotgun sequence and includes:
- the LOC125524687 gene encoding L-type lectin-domain containing receptor kinase IX.1-like; its protein translation is MAAQGFSLARLERGHASTGAAIVVCQFQSSSELRTTAMAALRLCSCFWLLLCVHVRHATAVSFDHVYFSSGDFRAEDDAKIIDGRIDLLGDKNFAGCRARGRALYKPAVQLWEGATGEVASFTATFNFTIQSLPLDGRRAPPGHGMAFFIAPYMPEMPQESYEGCLGLFDETANLTNASGSARFVAVEFDTHRDPWDPSSRHIGIDVNNIDSRGNFRILPDTSLVDAGVMSSTVKYDSATTRLDVFLSVGGTTYKLSATIDLRSLLPDQVSIGFSAATGAAFGSNHTVLSCSFQSTLPTRNGTAPPSTWSTKLSAGVAAAAFLVLLLGVAVAVLLRRASRRNRQPDDKDMLAGDMTPDSLDIDDDEFGSSAGPRPIPYANLAAATRNFAEEGKLGQGGSGSVYRGHMKELGGRDVAIKVFSRGASSEGRKEYRSEVTIISRLRHRDLVQLIGWCHCRRRLLLVYELVHNGSLDGYLYSKQDVLTWQVRYQIILGLASAVLYLHQEWDQCVVHGDIKPSNIMLDESFNTKLGDFGLSRLIDHGMSLQTMSGMAGTPGYLDPECVITGKASTESDMYSFGVTLLEIVCGRRPMAPPRDGAKDGQVFRLLEWAWDLYGRGAAIDAADERLGGVFDRWEVERVVAVGLWAAHPDPKMRPAIRQAAEALQSRKFRMPVLPPKMPVAVYLQPFAASTMEYSDTTTTVGSSTGRTTTTQSSNTSMPAAVSEELV